The Actinosynnema mirum DSM 43827 genomic interval GCCTTGGTGGCACAGCGCATTGACCGGTAGTCGATACGTGGAGGTGGTTCTCGATGTTGATGCGCACCGACCCCTTCCGTGAGCTGGACCGCTTCGCGCAGCAGGTGCTGCGGGGCGCGGGTGGCCTCGGGTCCGGTGGACAGGGCGGCACGTGGTCGCGGCCGGCGATGATGCCGATGGACGCCTACCGGGTCGGGGACGAGTTCGTGGTGGAGTTCGACCTGCCGGGGGTGGCGGCGGACGCGATCGAGCTGGACGTGGAGCGGAACGTGCTCACGGTGAAGGCCGAGCGCAGGCCGAACCACCTGGGGCGGGGTGTGGCCGGCGGTTCGCGGGCGGGTGCCGCGAGGGGTGGGGCTGCGGGCGCGGGTGCTTCGCAGGCCGGCTCCGCAGAGGCTGGCACTTCGCGGGCGGACGCTGCGTGGACTGGTGCTGCGGGCCCCGAGGCAGGCGACCGGGGGACCGGGCAGCCGAGCGCGGCCAGGCAGTCGGGTGCGGCCGGGCAGCCGAGCGAGGTCGAGCAGTCGGGCGTGGCCGAGATGGTGGTGTCGGAGCGACCGCTGGGCGTGTTCTCCCGGCAGCTGTTCCTGGGCGACGCCCTGGACGCGGAGAACATCCGCGCCGACTACGACGCGGGTGTCCTGACCCTGCGCATCCCGATCGCCGAGCGCACGAAGCCGAGGAAGATCGCGATCGGCAGCGCGGGCGACCGCAGCGCCGACCACGGTGCCAGGCACACCGACCGCACCACGGTCGACGCCACGCACGTGGACCACAAGGAGCTCAGCTCCGAGAGCGCGCAGACCAGCGCTTGAGGGCGGGCCGACGCCTGACACCCAGCTGATTGGCACGAGCACCCGCACGGGGAGCAGCACGCGCGGTCCAAACAAGGGCTGTGCGGAAACATCGGGGAACAAGTCGAACACGCACACGGGTACCGGGACTCCGCGCGGGTCCCGGTACCCGTACGTGTTCCGGATCCGGCCGGTTGTCCGACTGGTGCGAGTCCCCTGTGCGCGAATCCCGCGAGCCAGGTTCGCCGTGCTGCGTGTCAGTCGTTGGAGACCGGGATCTCGGCTCGGACCTCCCAGCCGCCGGTGGGGCGTGGGCCCGCGGTGAAGGTGCCGCCGAGGAGTTCCGCGCGTTCGCGCATCCCGACCAGGCCGTAGCCGCTGGAGCCGGTCAGCGGGGACGTGCGCTGGCGGCCGTCGTCGGCCACGCGCACCCGCACCGCCGAGCCGTCGCTGGTGACCTCCACGTCGACGCGCGTCACGCCGTCCGCGTGCTTCCTGGTGTTCGTCAGCGACTCCTGCACCAGCCGCAGCACCGACCGGGCCAGTGCGACCGGGAACTCGCCGGGCAGGTCGACGCTCAGCCGCACCGGTTGGCCCGACTTCTCCGCCACCGCGCGCACGTCGTCGGCCAGGCCGCTCTCCGTCGCCTCCGGGGCCGCCGCCTCCGAGTCGCGCAGCGTGCCGACCAGTCGCCGCATCGCCGTCAGCGCCTCGTTCCCGCTGGTCACGATGATCGGCAGCACTTCCTGCGCCGCGTGCGGCACCGCCTGGGCCGCCTGGGCGTGCACGACGATGCCGGTCACGTAGTGCGCCACCACGTCGTGCAGCTCCCTGGCCAGCGCCATCCGCTCCGCGTGCTGCGCCGCCGCCACCTCGGCCCGCACCGCCGTCGCCCGCTCCCGGTCGCGCGCCCGGAAGTACAGGCCCGTGCCCACGGCCAGCGCCAGCAGGATCACCGTGACCACGGCGTTCGGCAGCAGGCTGGGCTCGGCCGGGAAGTGGTCCGGGTACCTGACCCAGTAGTTCGGGCGGATGTAGTACTCGGCGACCCCGGCGGCCACCAGCACCACCAGGGCGACCGTCGAGCGCCAGACCTTCTCCTGCCGCACCACGATGGCCGCCATCGCCATCATCGCCCCGAGCTCGACCACGGTCAGCGCGCCCAGCAGCGACGGACCGGGCGTCGCGCCCGCCGCGCGCATCAGCACGGAGGACGCCACCAGCGCGGTCGCGGCGGCGAGCACCGCGTCGAACGGCTTGCGCGGGGACACCACGGCCAGCGCGGCGAGCGACAGCGACCCGATCAGGTTCGACCAGGCGGGTCCCTCGCCCTGCGCTTGGAGCAGCAGGAACATCACCAGGACGCTCGCCAGCGGCCACTGCCGTCGGGCCAGTGCCCGCCATTCGAGGTTGGTGCCCTCCACGGAAGAACACCGTAGAACCTTCCGGGTGAACCTGCGTCACTCCAGGGTCGGGTGCGGGGTCAACCACAAGGCTGAGGGAAAGCCGCAGATGAGCACCCCGCTGGCCGATGTCGGATGACGCGCGCGCGGGCGACCCTGGTGGTGGGGAAGCTCGCGGAAGGAGAGAACGATGATCACAACGATCGCGACGTGGACCGGGGCGGCGCTGGGCGTGCTCGTGCTCGTGCTGATGGCGGTGTCCAGCGTGCTCGTCGACTCGCAGGAGTAGCCCGTGGCGCTCCTGGAAGCGGAGGCGTGACCGCGCGCGGGAAGAGCCCTGCGCGCGGTCGCGCCCCCGGATCGGCTCGGGCTAGCTCGGCTCGGGCTGGATCCGCTCGAACATCAGGTCGTGGCTGACCCGCTCCTCCTCGACCGCGCGCTGCTCGAACTTCGTCACCGGCCGCCACTCCGGGCGCGGGGCCCAGCCGTCGTGCAGGTTGCGCAGCGCGGGCTCGGCGGAGCACACCTCCAGCATCTGCTCGGCGTAGCTCTCCCAGTCGGTCGCCATGTGCAGCGTCCCGCCCGGCCGCAGCCTGCTGGCCAGCAGCTTCACGAACTCCGGCTGCACGAGCCTGCGCTTGTGGTGCTTCTTCTTGGGCCAGGGGTCCGGGAAGAAGATCCGGACCCCGGCCAGCGTCCCCGGTTCGACGTGCGACTCCAGCAGGTCGACCGCGTCACCGCGGAAGGCCCGCAGGTTCGTCGCGCCGAGCGCCTCGGTGCGCAGCAGCAGCTGCCCCAGGCCCGGCTTGTACACCTCGACCGCGACGTAGTTCAGCTCCGGCGCGGCGGCCACCAGCTGGCTGGTGGTCTCGCCCATGCCGGAGCCGATCTCCAGCAGGACGGGGGCTTCCCGCCCGAACCAGGCCGTGAAGTCCACCGGCCCCTCGGGGAGCGCCTTGACCTCGCGGCCGACGCGGTCCCAGTGGGTGTCCCACGCGCGTTGCTGACCGACGGTCATCCGCTCGCCTCGCTGGACGTAGCTGACGACGGTGCGGTGGTGCGCGGGGCGTTCCTGCTTGCTCGGTGTCACGGGCGCACAGCCTAGGACAGCGCTACGCGATGTTCTCCAGGTCCTCGATCTGCTCGCGCAGCTCGGCGGGGGTGAAGGCGATCGGCTGGCGCAGTCCGGGCCCCCGGTGCGCGGGCAGCAGGTCGACCCAGCCGGGGTGCTCGTCGGTGAACTGGACGGTGGTCGGCTCGGCCGGGCCGTAGACGCCGCTCTCGGACGGCACGAACTCCCAGTAGCCGACCTCGCCCTCGTCCGCCCACGGCACGTAGATCCAGCCGGGCCTGCTCAGCAGCAGCTGCGACACCTCGTCCTCGACGGCGAACCCGGCCGCGCGGGACGGGAGCCTGCCCCGGTCGAGCGCGCGGAGCCACCACGGCGCGGGGACGCGGGCGCCGACCTCGCGGACCGCGCGGTACAGCGAGAGCACCTGGCGCTCGTCGGCCCGGTGCACCCAGGCCCTGCGGGACTGCGCGGGGGACGAGGCGAGCTCCGCCCCTCCCGCCGCCTCGATGGCGTCCGCCCACTCCAGGCCGAGCATGGGTTCGACGCGCAGCCCGCGGTCGCGCTGGCGGGGGCGGGGGAGCTCGGCGGGGCGCGTCGCGGGGGACGGCAGCTTCGCCTGCGGTGGCCGCTTCGCCTGGGATTCCGCGTTGAGGTCTGGATCGAGCACCGCCACGGGTTCACCTCCGGAGGGTTCCTTGACGGGGTTGGCGAATTCGCGTGCGTGCACACCGCCGCCTCACGATTCGCTACTTTCATCCCACCTGCTCGCCCGGTTCCTGTCATGGCCGGTTGGGACAGTTCACGGGGTCTTAACGAAGGACTTACTCCGTGCGCGTGACCTCTTGAGCTCGAAACATGAACGGCATCGAATATTTGTGACCTGAACCACAAGGCGGTGTTCCGAAGGTGCTCCCGGTCGCGCTCGCGGTGCTGGCCATGGTCGCGCAGACACCCGCCTGGTCGGTCGGCCAGCAGCAGTGGCACCTGGACGCGCTGGGGGTGCACCGGGCGCACGAGCTCGCCCGAGGCGACGGGGTCGTGGTGGCCGTGGTGGACTCCGGCGTCGACGACACGCGCCCCGACCTGGTGGGCCGGGTGCTGCCGGGGACGGGCGTGGGCGACGCGGTCGGCACCGGCGGCGTGCAGGACCGGTCGGGGCACGGGACGGCGATGGCGGCGCTGATCGCCGGGGTCGGCGAGTCCGGCGGCGTGCTGGGCGTCGCGCCCGCCGCGAAGGTGCTGCCGGTGTCGGTGGGCGTGGACGGGACCGGGTTCACGCTGGCGGCCGTCGCCGAGGGCGTGCGGTGGGCGGTCGACCACGGGGCCGACGTGGTGAACCTGTCGCTGACCTCGGTCGCGACGCTGACGCCGGAGCTGACCGACGCGGTGGACTACGCGTTCGAGCACGACGTCGTGGTGGTCGCGGGCACCGGCAACTCCGGCGAGCAGCACGTGGGCGCGCCCGCCGACATCCCCGGCGTGATCGCGGTGGCGGGCACGACCCGCGACGGCTCGCCGTGGGCGCGGTCCAACACCGGGCCGCCGACCGTGCTGGCCGCGCCCGCCGAGCGGGTGGTGACGGCGGTGCCGCTCACCTCGTCGGCCAGCGGGTACGCGGCGGTCGACGGGACCAGCGCGGCGACGGCGCTGGTGAGCGGGGTAGTGGCGCTGGTGCGCTCGCGGTTCCCCGACCTGGACGCGGCGAACGTGGTCAACCGGCTGGTGATCAGCGCCGTCGACCTGCTGGAGCCGGGGCGGGACAGCCGGACCGGGTTCGGGCTGGTGAACCCGGTGGGCGCGCTGGAGGGCCGCATCCGCGAGGTGGACCGCAGCCCGCTGCTGCCGCCGAGGCCGCCGCTGCCCGCCGCGACGGCGGCCCCGGACCCGGCGCTCGCGAGCGCGGACCGGGGAAGCGCGGACCGGGGAAGCGCGGACTCGGGGAGCGGGGACCGGGGGAGCGCGCCGGTGGCGACCGAGCCGGGCGACGGGATCGGGCCGGTGGAGCGGGCGGCGTGGGCGACGGCGGTGGTGCTGCTCCTGGCCACGGCCGGGCTGGTGGCGCTCCGGCGCTTCCGGAACGCCGAACCGGGTGGAGCGGGGGTGGGCGCGTTGGCATCGGGTGGACCGGCGCCGAGCGCGCCGGAGGCGGGCGGACCGACACCGAACACGTCCGCGCCCACCACTCCCACCACGCCCACGCCCACCACGTCGACACCCACCACATCGACACCGGACGCCGACCGCCCCTGACGCCGGGCCACGCCGGCCTGTCACGCGGCAGACCTGCCGCGCGCCAGCCACTCGCCCCCGGACAGCGAGGAGCGCGGGCGCCTCCCCGAAGGCCGCCCGCGCTCCGCTCCCCCTGTCCGGCCCACCACCCCGAGCGCGGGCCGGAAGGTCCTGTCCCGTCAGGCGTCCCGGCGGTTCACCACGACCAGCGACACCAGGAAGACCGCCACCGCCACCGCCGCGAAGTAGCCCAGCGAGGGCCACGGCGCGAGCGCGCCCTCCGGCGCGGGCGGCCCCATGCCGCCCACCACCTCGCCCGAGGGCGAGCCGAGGACGAAGTTGTCGGCCATCGCGAACGGCAGCCACTTCTGGATCTTCGGCCCGAGGTCCGGGATCAGCGCGATCAGGCTCTCGCCGACCATCGAGTACACCAGCAGCACGGCCACCGCCCCCGCGGTGTGCCTGACCAGCGCCCCGACGCCCACGGCGAGCACCGCGGCGGCGGCGTAGACCAGGCCGACGCCCGCCACGTGCCGCCAGTCCGCCGACGACTCCAGCCCCAGCTGCGAGGCGTCCGCGGCGACCAGCCTGCTCGCGCCCCACGAGGTGAACGCGATGACCTCGCCGACGACGCCCGCGAGCAGCGCCACCACGACGACCTTGGCGACCATCACCGCGTTCCGGTTGGGCACGGCCTGGAAGGTGGCCCGCATGGTCCCGAACCGGTACTCGGTGGTCACCGCCAGCGCGGCCATCACCATGACCACGGACATGCCGAACGAGTAGGTGAACTGGGTCGTGCTGACCTGCACCGGGGCCTCGGCGGGCATCTCCATCGCGATGAGCGTGGCGATCCCCGAGGTCATGACGAGCGCCAGCGCCGCGCACCACCAGGGCGACCGCGTGCTGAACAGCTTGATCCGCTCGACGGCGAGCAGCGCCACGGCGGTCACACCCCCTTCTCGGCGGAACCGGTCTGGTACTCGACCGAGTCACCGGTCAACTGCATGAACGCCTCCTCCAGCGAGGCCCGCTGCGGGCTGAGCTCGTGCAGCACGACCCCGTTCCCCGCCGCGACCTCGCCGATCTCCGCGCCGGTCGCGCCCTCGACCGTGAGCACGCCCTCCGCGCCCTCGGCGACCGCGAACCCCTTGTCCCGCAGCAGGGTCGCGAACCGCTGCCACTCCGGCGCGCGCACCAGCACGGCGGCCTTGGCGGAGCGGTCGATGAACTCGGCGGTGCTGCACTGGGCGATCAGCTCGCCCCGGCCGATCACCACGAGGTCCTCGGCGGTCAGCGCCATCTCGGACAGCAGGTGGCTGGACACCAGCACGGTGCGCCCCTGCGCGGCCAGGCCCTGCATGAAGCGCCTGATCCACAGGATGCCCTCGGGGTCCAGGCCGTTGACGGGCTCGTCGAACAGCAGCACCTTCGGGTCGCCGAGCAGGGCGCTGGCGATGCCGAGCCGCTGGGACATGCCGAGCGAGAACCCGCCTGCGCGCTTGCGCGCCACCTTGGTGAGGCCGA includes:
- a CDS encoding sensor histidine kinase, producing the protein MEGTNLEWRALARRQWPLASVLVMFLLLQAQGEGPAWSNLIGSLSLAALAVVSPRKPFDAVLAAATALVASSVLMRAAGATPGPSLLGALTVVELGAMMAMAAIVVRQEKVWRSTVALVVLVAAGVAEYYIRPNYWVRYPDHFPAEPSLLPNAVVTVILLALAVGTGLYFRARDRERATAVRAEVAAAQHAERMALARELHDVVAHYVTGIVVHAQAAQAVPHAAQEVLPIIVTSGNEALTAMRRLVGTLRDSEAAAPEATESGLADDVRAVAEKSGQPVRLSVDLPGEFPVALARSVLRLVQESLTNTRKHADGVTRVDVEVTSDGSAVRVRVADDGRQRTSPLTGSSGYGLVGMRERAELLGGTFTAGPRPTGGWEVRAEIPVSND
- the trmB gene encoding tRNA (guanosine(46)-N7)-methyltransferase TrmB → MTVGQQRAWDTHWDRVGREVKALPEGPVDFTAWFGREAPVLLEIGSGMGETTSQLVAAAPELNYVAVEVYKPGLGQLLLRTEALGATNLRAFRGDAVDLLESHVEPGTLAGVRIFFPDPWPKKKHHKRRLVQPEFVKLLASRLRPGGTLHMATDWESYAEQMLEVCSAEPALRNLHDGWAPRPEWRPVTKFEQRAVEEERVSHDLMFERIQPEPS
- a CDS encoding S8 family serine peptidase — translated: MLPVALAVLAMVAQTPAWSVGQQQWHLDALGVHRAHELARGDGVVVAVVDSGVDDTRPDLVGRVLPGTGVGDAVGTGGVQDRSGHGTAMAALIAGVGESGGVLGVAPAAKVLPVSVGVDGTGFTLAAVAEGVRWAVDHGADVVNLSLTSVATLTPELTDAVDYAFEHDVVVVAGTGNSGEQHVGAPADIPGVIAVAGTTRDGSPWARSNTGPPTVLAAPAERVVTAVPLTSSASGYAAVDGTSAATALVSGVVALVRSRFPDLDAANVVNRLVISAVDLLEPGRDSRTGFGLVNPVGALEGRIREVDRSPLLPPRPPLPAATAAPDPALASADRGSADRGSADSGSGDRGSAPVATEPGDGIGPVERAAWATAVVLLLATAGLVALRRFRNAEPGGAGVGALASGGPAPSAPEAGGPTPNTSAPTTPTTPTPTTSTPTTSTPDADRP
- a CDS encoding ABC transporter permease; its protein translation is MALLAVERIKLFSTRSPWWCAALALVMTSGIATLIAMEMPAEAPVQVSTTQFTYSFGMSVVMVMAALAVTTEYRFGTMRATFQAVPNRNAVMVAKVVVVALLAGVVGEVIAFTSWGASRLVAADASQLGLESSADWRHVAGVGLVYAAAAVLAVGVGALVRHTAGAVAVLLVYSMVGESLIALIPDLGPKIQKWLPFAMADNFVLGSPSGEVVGGMGPPAPEGALAPWPSLGYFAAVAVAVFLVSLVVVNRRDA
- a CDS encoding ABC transporter ATP-binding protein, whose translation is MIEAIGLTKRYGSTVAVNDLSFTVRPGRVTGFLGPNGAGKSTTMRMVLGLDRPTAGRVLIDGTPYNKIKNPLRSVGALLDAKWVHPNRSARTHLLWMARSNGIPVRRVDEVLDEVGLTKVARKRAGGFSLGMSQRLGIASALLGDPKVLLFDEPVNGLDPEGILWIRRFMQGLAAQGRTVLVSSHLLSEMALTAEDLVVIGRGELIAQCSTAEFIDRSAKAAVLVRAPEWQRFATLLRDKGFAVAEGAEGVLTVEGATGAEIGEVAAGNGVVLHELSPQRASLEEAFMQLTGDSVEYQTGSAEKGV